The Tenebrio molitor chromosome 5, icTenMoli1.1, whole genome shotgun sequence genome has a segment encoding these proteins:
- the LOC138131352 gene encoding probable multidrug resistance-associated protein lethal(2)03659, with the protein MEDKQRAHLNQRKQTLHPKQRANIFSKIFFCWALPLFVKGFKKNLAEEDLYGPLKDHESKLLGDRLENAWIKEENSRRNPSFWRALIRVFGKECAMYGLMLALIEFAIKLSQPLFIGKLMEYYTPNQNTITKNTAYIYASGIVVMSFFNVLLGHSYMLGLQHLGMKIRVASCSLIYRKSLRLSKTALIETTVGQMVNLLSNDVNRFDFAATHVHYLWVSPIETIIVIYFLYTMLGPSSLTGIGILLLFIPVQMYLGKRTSVYRLRTALKTDQRVRLMNEIICGIQVIKMYTWEKPFAKLVEVARKLEIQQIRATSYIRAINMSFTIFLNRTAIFLCILTYVLTGNTVQSQYVYVLTSFYGMLRQNLTMFLPQGVTILAETHVSVKRIQKFLLLEEIQNENRHLYGMKGYKGEKKSKSEKNGSVSLPQILDIPTEKSVGIYMDSVSVKWVSTSADYTLGNLNVNVGSNQLVAVVGPVGSGKTTLLHVILKELPLIKGSLDVGGTISYASQEPWLFGGSIKQNILFGLDMDMKRYKEVVRVCALERDFSLFPYGDRTIVGERGAMLSGGQKARINLARAIYKDADIYLLDDPLSAVDTHVGKQLFDDCIVGFLSNKCVMLVTHQLQYLRTVDRIYLLENGKVTISGSYNELKNSEDEFLKLLEGEPQEEEEKNNATVKKAKSSKNLEKIDLPSEVKEQRGTGNISKKVYKSYLRAGGNFVASLFLAVLFISVQVAGSGADYFLTFWVNLEQSRLENNLSQSYDNKSNASNKVEEEFEEFFFNSQSCLYIYSALVAFVIFMSLTRSLSFFTFCMRASRNLHNRMFSRIVYTSMRFFNLNSSGRILNRFSKDMGSIDETLPIAIIDTIQIGMIALAINVVIATVNPWIMLPTIIIFGLFYVFRVIYLATSRNLKRIEGTTRSPVFTHMTASLQGLTTIRAFGAQKILRTEFDQHQDLHSSAFYMFLGCNRTFGFWLDFHCVIYIALVTLSFLFMGTETFGGNVGLGITQSITLTGMLQWGMRQWSELENQMTSVERVVEYTEVTPEPDDETKRPPQSWPTEGNVEFKSVSMQYGPDEPTVLKELNFKVKSAEKIGIVGRTGAGKSSLISALFRLTNTEGEILIDGVDTKQISLQSLRSKISIIPQEPVLFSGTLRKNLDPFDEYNDDQLWEALEEVELKSAISDLPLGLHTVVSERGTNFSVGQRQLLCLARAVVRSNKILVLDEATANVDPQTDELIQTTIRKKFKDCTVLTIAHRLHTVMDSDKILVMEAGRAAEFDHPHVLLQNTEGILYGLVRQTGKGMAENLMKIAEESYTLDLSTM; encoded by the exons ATGGAGGATAAGCAGAGAGCACATCTCAATCAAAGAAAACAAACCCTTCATCCAAAACAAAGAgctaatattttttccaaaatatttttctg TTGGGCTCTGCCTTTGTTCGTAAAGGGCTTCAAAAAGAACCTCGCCGAAGAAGATCTCTACGGACCTCTCAAAGACCACGAATCAAAACTACTAGGAGACAGATTAGAAAATGCTTGGATAAAAGAGGAGAATTCTCGCAGGAATCCGTCGTTCTGGAGAGCGCTGATAAGAGTGTTTGGCAAAGAATGTGCCATGTACGGCCTGATGTTGGCCCTAATTGAATTTGCGATCAAAT TATCTCAACCTCTGTTTATTGGAAAGTTGATGGAATATTACACCCCCAATCAGAACACCATCACCAAAAACACTGCCTACATATACGCTTCTGGCATCGTCGTGATGTCTTTCTTTAACGTGTTACTTGGTCATTCTTACATGCTGGGTCTGCAACATTTGGGCATGAAAATCCGCGTAGCTAGCTGTTCTCTGATCTACCGAAAGTCTCTCAGACTGAGCAAAACTGCTTTGATAGAAACTACAGTCGGTCAGATGGTCAATTTGTTGTCAAACGACGTCAATCGCTTTGACTTTGCGGCCACACATGTACACTATTTGTGGGTTTCCCCGATCGAAACCATAATAGTCATATATTTTCTCTACACCATGCTTGGACCGTCCTCCCTTACTGGGATCGGGATTCTGCTGTTATTTATACCTGTCCAAA tgTACTTGGGAAAACGAACATCTGTGTATAGATTACGCACGGCGTTGAAAACGGACCAAAGGGTACGCCTAATGAACGAGATAATTTGCGGAATTCAAGTTATCAAAATGTACACATGGGAAAAACCATTTGCAAAATTAGTTGAAGTGGCCAGGAA GCTAGAAATCCAGCAGATCAGAGCAACTTCGTACATTCGCGCTATCAACATGTCtttcacaatatttttaaacagaaCAGCCATATTTTTGTGCATCTTAACATATGTCTTGACGGGTAATACAGTACAGTCGCAGTACGTCTATGTGTTGACGTCATTCTATGGGATGTTGAGACAAAACCTGACGATGTTCCTGCCACAAGGTGTCACCATTTTGGCCGAAACTCACGTGTCGGTAAAGAGAATTCAGAAATTCCTGCTTTTAGAAGaaatacaaaacgaaaacAGACACCTCTATGGGATGAAGGGATACAAGGGCGagaaaaaaagcaaaagtGAGAAGAACGGATCTGTTTCTTTGCCTCAGATTCTTGACATTCCCACAGAAAAATCAGTTGGAATTTACATGGACAGTGTCTCAGTGAAATGGGTTTCAACCTCGGCAGATTATACCTTGGGCAACTTAAACGTGAACGTTGGTTCCAATCAACTGGTGGCCGTGGTGGGTCCTGTTGGAAGTGGCAAAACCACTCTTCTCCACGTGATTCTAAAAGAACTGCCTTTAATCAAAGGCAGCTTGGATGTGGGAGGAACAATCTCGTATGCGTCACAAGAACCTTGGCTTTTTGGTGGCAgcatcaaacaaaatatattgTTCGGTCTGGACATGGACATGAAGCGCTACAAAGAAGTAGTCCGAGTTTGCGCACTGGAACGCGATTTCTCTCTGTTCCCTTACGGTGATCGTACCATAGTTGGTGAACGTGGAGCTATGCTAAGTGGAGGACAAAAAGCGAGAATCAATCTCGCCAGAGCTATATACAAAGATGCCGACATTTACTTACTGGATGATCCATTATCTGCTGTTGACACCCACGTAGGAAAGCAATTGTTCGATGACTGCATCGTTGGGTTTTTGAGCAacaaatgtgtgatgttggTCACTCACCAATTACAATATCTCAGAACTGTAGACAGGATTTACTTGCTTGAAAACGGAAAAGTTACAATCAGCGGGTCGTACAACGAATTGAAGAATTCTGAAGACGAGTTTCTCAAATTGTTAGAAGGGGAGCcacaagaagaagaagaaaagaacAATGCTACTGTGAAGAAGGCCAAATCTTCGAAAAATTTGGAGAAAATTGACCTTCCAAGTGAAGTCAAAGAGCAAAGAGGAACCGGCAACATATCGAAGAAAGTCTACAAGAGCTACTTAAGAGCGGGAGGAAACTTCGTCGCATCTTTGTTTCTAGCTGTGTTGTTCATTTCGGTGCAGGTGGCAGGAAGCGGCGCcgattattttttgacattttgggTCAACCTCGAACAGAGTCGATTGGAAAACAATTTGTCACAGAGTTACGACAACAAGAGTAACGCAAGCAACAAAGTAGAAGAAGAAtttgaagaatttttcttCAATTCGCAGAGCTGTTTGTACATCTACAGCGCACTAGTAGCCTTCGTGATCTTCATGTCTCTGACTCGATCTCTCAGTTTCTTCACATTCTGCATGAGAGCGTCGAGAAATCTGCACAATCGCATGTTCTCAAGAATAGTGTATACGTCGATGCGGTTCTTTAACTTGAACTCGTCGGGGAGAATTCTTAACAGATTCTCGAAGGATATGGGGTCCATTGATGAAACTCTTCCGATCGCCATCATTGATACCATCCAGATTGGGATGATAGCGCTTGCCATCAACGTTGTTATTGCTACAGTCAACCCTTGGATCATGTTGCCCACAATCATCATATTTGGGCTGTTCTACGTCTTCCGGGTGATCTACTTGGCTACCAGCAGGAATCTTAAGCGAATCGAAGGAACAA ctCGCAGTCCCGTCTTCACTCATATGACAGCGTCTCTACAAGGTCTGACGACCATTAGAGCTTTTGGGGcacaaaaaattctaagaaCGGAGTTTGATCAGCATCAAGACTTGCACAGTTCAGCTTTTTATATGTTCTTGGGTTGTAACAGAACTTTCGGATTTTGGTTAGATTTCCATTGCGTCATCTACATTGCTTTGGTAACACTCAGTTTTCTTTTCATGGGAACTG AAACATTTGGAGGAAATGTTGGTCTGGGAATCACGCAGTCCATCACGTTGACAGGAATGCTGCAGTGGGGAATGAGGCAATGGAGTGAACTGGAAAATCAGATGACCTCTGTTGAACGTGTCGTAGAGTAcacggaagttactcctgaaCCGGATGATGAAACCAAAAGACCACCACAGTCCTGGCCCACCGAAGGAAATGTCGAGTTTAAATCTGTCTCAATGCAGTACGGACCAGATGAGCCAACGGTGCTGAAAGAGCTCAACTTTAAAGTTAAATCAGCGGAGAAAATAGGAATCGTGGGAAGAACCGGTGCTGGCAAGTCTTCGCTGATTTCTGCTCTTTTCCGTCTGACGAACACCGAAGGAGAAATTTTGATCGATGGTGTCGAcacaaaacaaatttctttGCAAAGTTTGCGATCAAAAATCTCGATCATTCCGCAAGAACCAGTATTATTCTCGGGCACGCTGAGGAAAAATCTAGATCCGTTCGACGAATACAACGACGACCAGCTGTGGGAAGCTTTGGAAGAAGTGGAACTGAAGAGTGCCATCTCTGACTTGCCGCTAGGTTTGCACACTGTTGTTTCTGAGAGAGGAACAAATTTCAGCGTCGGCCAGCGACAGTTGTTGTGCTTGGCCAGAGCTGTGGTGCgcagcaataaaattttggtgtTGGACGAGGCCACAGCCAATGTGGATCCTCAGACTGACGAGCTGATTCAAACCACCATTAGAAAGAAGTTTAAGGATTGCACAGTATTAACGATAGCCCATCGGCTGCACACCGTGATGGACTCGGATAAGATTTTGGTGATGGAGGCCGGACGTGCTGCAGAGTTTGATCATCCTCATGTGCTCTTGCAAAATACGGAAGGGATATTGTACGGACTTGTTAGACAGACTGGCAAGGGGATGGCCGAGAATCTTATGAAAATCGCCGAGGAA agcTACACGTTGGATCTTTCTACAATGTGa
- the LOC138131351 gene encoding uncharacterized protein codes for MEENRNRLRPIVETIIFLGRQNLAFRGHRDDGSIFHNISDESDVSVNEGNFRELLKYRISAGDKKLEEHLQSAHSNATYISKTTQNALISCCGKVISEKILTNVRASRYYSILFDETTDVSHLSQLSLTLRYVYDGNIHEDFVSFVDAFAELVNAKHKNEYESDEEDWKEARKLLTAEEALDETSTPRELSLTGKAIGQIVLSQLKKRLKLPLERCIGIGTDGCAVMLSEVRGAATEVQKEAKNAVKTPRYSHKLNNSISRSSKVPAIRDAVAVMKEVIAFLKSHPKRKTVLMSTLGCMLTSDGSLGAAESAGPYHTKLRILFSYFLIKKCLRYFSSNPNNNLNYNFHFCLVPNYIVLCTVCFVNTHISTYKHLNASRIVLIKKKCV; via the coding sequence ATGGAAGAAAACCGGAACCGCCTTCGACCTATAGTCGaaactattatttttctcggCCGACAAAATTTAGCATTCCGTGGACACAGAGATGATGGATCGATATTTCATAATATTTCCGATGAATCCGACGTGTCTGTAAACGAAGGAAATTTCAGAGAGCTTTTAAAGTACCGAATATCTGCTGGTGATAAAAAACTGGAAGAACACTTACAGTCAGCTCACTCTAATGCTACTTATATAAGCAAAACGACACAAAATGCGCTTATTTCATGCTGTGGGAAAGTGATTTCTGAAAAAATTCTAACTAACGTGCGAGCATCACGGTATTATTCGATACTTTTTGACGAGACAACAGATGTATCTCACCTGTCCCAGCTGAGCCTTACCCTAAGATACGTCTATGATGGTAATATTCACGAGGATTTCGTCAGTTTTGTGGATGCTTTTGCGGAATTAGTTAATGCTAAACATAAAAATGAGTACGAATCGGACGAAGAAGATTGGAAAGAAGCCAGAAAGCTGTTGACTGCCGAAGAGGCGTTGGACGAAACCTCCACACCTAGGGAGTTATCTTTGACCGGTAAGGCCATTGGCCAGATTGTCCTTTCCCAACTGAAGAAAAGACTGAAACTTCCATTGGAACGTTGTATTGGGATCGGTACAGATGGATGTGCTGTTATGCTTTCTGAAGTTCGAGGTGCTGCTACTGAGGTTCAAAAGGAAGCCAAAAACGCTGTTAAGACACCACGCTATAGCCACAAGCTGAACAATTCCATTTCACGCAGCTCCAAGGTGCCTGCTATCCGGGACGCAGTAGCGGTTATGAAAGAAGTAATCGCTTTTTTAAAATCACATCCAAAACGAAAAACTGTCCTCATGAGCACCTTAGGATGTATGCTTACCAGTGACGGCTCGTTAGGGGCGGCAGAGTCGGCCGGGCCGTACCACACaaaattacgaattttattttcatattttctgataaaaaaatgtttacgttatttttcttcaaacccaaataacaacttaaattacaattttcatttctgtCTCGTACCTAATTACATTGTACTGTGTACcgtatgttttgtaaatacacATATTAGTACCTATAAACACCTAAACGCTTCCAGGAtagttttgataaaaaaaaaatgtgtgtaa